The Lycium barbarum isolate Lr01 chromosome 12, ASM1917538v2, whole genome shotgun sequence genome includes a region encoding these proteins:
- the LOC132622554 gene encoding branched-chain amino acid aminotransferase 2, chloroplastic-like translates to MESTAVFAGLHPNPGHLSRAAVFKLLSPSIDKTHFCPLPLKLQKQAHFASYIDNSAINNGNTFRVASPASNVTSELADIDWDNLGFGFMPTDYMYIMKCSQGENFSKGELQRFGNIELSPSAGILNYGQGLFEGLKAYRKHDGNILLFRPEENAMRLKMGAERMCMPSPSVEQFVEAVKATVLANERWIPPPGKGSLYIRPLLMGSGAVLGLAPAPEYTLLIYVSPVGNYFKEGLAPINLIVETEMHRATPGGTGGVKTIGNYAAVLKAQSAAKAKGYSDVLYLDSVQKRYLEEVSSCNVFIVKGNLIVTPAIKGTILPGITRKSIIDVAISQGFQVEERLVSVDELLDADEVFCTGTAVVVSPVGSITHQGRRVTYGNDGVGVVSQQLYSALTSLQMGLSEDKMGWVVELK, encoded by the exons ATGGAGAGCACCGCCGTGTTTGCTGGGCTTCACCCTAATCCCGGCCACCTTTCACGAGCAGCTGTTTTTAAGCTTCTTTCTCCTTCCATTGACAAAACTCATTTTTGTCCTCTCCCTCTCAAG CTTCAAAAGCAGGCGCATTTTGCTTCTTACATTGATAATAGTGCAATAAACAATGGAAATACATTTCGCGTGGCCTCTCCTGCAAG CAACGTAACATCTGAATTAGCCGACATCGATTGGGACAACCTGGGCTTTGGCTTTATGCCTACTGATTATATGTATATCATGAAATGTTCTCAAGGTGAGAACTTTTCTAAGGGTGAATTACAGCGTTTCGGTAACATTGAGTTGAGCCCGTCGGCTGGAATATTAAATTACGGTCAG GGATTGTTTGAAGGTTTAAAAGCATATCGAAAACATGATGGCAATATACTGTTGTTTCGACCCGAGGAAAATGCAATGCGCTTGAAGATGGGTGCTGAACGTATGTGTATGCCTTCTCCGTCGGTTGAACAGTTTGTGGAAGCAGTAAAAGCCACTGTTTTAGCGAATGAAAGATGG ATTCCTCCTCCAGGTAAAGGTTCATTGTACATAAGGCCACTGCTTATGGGGAGTGGAGCTGTCCTTGGTCTTGCTCCCGCTCCTGAGTACACACTTCTGATTTATGTGTCACCTGTTGGAAATTATTTTAAG GAAGGTTTGGCACCAATAAATTTGATTGTTGAGACTGAAATGCACCGGGCAACCCCTGGCGGTACTGGAGGCGTCAAGACTATTGGAAATTATGCTGCA GTACTGAAGGCACAGAGTGCTGCTAAAGCAAAAGGCTATTCCGATGTTCTGTACCTTGATAGTGTTCAGAAAAGATATCTGGAAGAGGTTTCCTCTTGCAATGTCTTTATTGTGAAG GGTAATTTGATAGTAACTCCTGCAATTAAAGGAACCATTCTACCTGGAATTACGCGGAAGAGCATAATCGACGTGGCTATTAGTCAAGGATTCCAG GTCGAGGAACGGCTGGTGTCTGTGGACGAACTGCTTGATGCTGACGAAGTTTTCTGTACGGGAACCGCTGTGGTTGTATCTCCTGTTGGTAGCATTACTCATCAAGGGAGAAG GGTAACATATGGAAATGATGGTGTTGGTGTTGTGTCGCAGCAATTATACTCTGCGCTTACTAGCCTACAAATGGGACTTTCGGAGGATAAAATGGGTTGGGTTGTTGAGCTTAAATGA